In Zunongwangia profunda SM-A87, the following proteins share a genomic window:
- a CDS encoding SusC/RagA family TonB-linked outer membrane protein, producing the protein MKNNYKCCNIVVLIPLLSFFFQLGIVPAYAENPLAQQIISGTISDQEGLPLPGVNVIVKGTSTGTMTNLDGKYSITAAIGDTLSYSFMGYTTKILVVTNDFKGDIQLQQNADALSEVVINAGYYITTERERTGNIARVTGEDIELQPVTSPIEALQGRMAGVEIVQQTGVPGAAPTIRIRGQNSLRTQLGNNGNLPLYIIDGMPVNSAPVSSINQFTSTTGTDPLNGIDLANIKSIEVLKDADATAIYGSRGANGVVLITTKNKTYTAKDELQVTFYSGFSRVAHFLDLMETPQYLALRRRAFLNDQVDPTPSNAEDLVVWDQDRQTNWQKELFGHSAPILNTNLSYAGGNAQTSFRAGASYTRQGNVFPGDHQFEKKTANLSLHHTAKDGKFSMNALVNYGLTDSDLFSSANFVATALNLPPNAPALYNEDGSLNWAQSSWSNPVAILKSTGENSTKTLVSNLNLEYKMLPGLSLKSNFGYTTLDNDNINLLPIQISDPAIWHRVSNRSQHSQTNRESWSIEPQLNYTTNIGSHHLDLILGTTFQQNKNHQLNLSATGYANQHLIGNLNAADAVSVITDQEVIYKYQAIFARIGYNLNKTYFINLTGRRDGSSRFGANNRFANFGAIGTAWIFSQYPFITDHLHFLNFGKLRASYGITGNDQIGDYRYLNTYEATPGPGGLYPTRLTNPDFSWESNKKLEAAIELGFFGNLLNLEASWYRNRSSNQLVGYTLPAITGFTSVEANFPATIENSGIELVLSGDLIKSKTFNWQASVNISFPKSKLIEFEGIEETPYATQYAVGYPLNIMRFYAYDGIDPETGFFSVVDVNEDGSYDDEDRMVFKDLSRTYYGGFSNQISFKGFHLNFLLEFVKQQGLSHDSGTPGFQTNILADGRYTMDGAPVTNSAQQPTQAITGFRAYRNYLQSSKRPVDASYVRMKSINLSYTLPEKLIRQLPFTRLNLFLQGQNVFTLSGYTGLDPQNPNSTNLPQLQRVTAGLQLTF; encoded by the coding sequence ATGAAAAATAATTACAAGTGCTGCAATATTGTAGTGCTAATACCCCTATTATCCTTTTTTTTTCAATTAGGTATCGTCCCGGCCTATGCCGAAAATCCCCTAGCCCAACAAATCATATCGGGAACTATTAGCGACCAGGAAGGCTTGCCCCTACCCGGCGTTAACGTGATCGTAAAAGGAACCTCAACCGGTACAATGACCAATCTGGATGGGAAGTATAGTATTACCGCCGCAATTGGCGATACTCTCTCCTACTCTTTTATGGGTTATACCACCAAAATACTGGTGGTCACTAATGATTTTAAGGGTGATATCCAATTACAACAAAACGCCGATGCACTATCTGAAGTAGTGATCAATGCGGGGTATTACATCACGACCGAGCGGGAACGAACGGGAAATATAGCAAGGGTTACCGGGGAAGATATCGAATTACAGCCGGTAACCAGTCCTATTGAAGCTTTACAGGGACGTATGGCCGGGGTAGAAATTGTTCAGCAAACCGGTGTGCCGGGAGCAGCCCCCACCATACGTATTAGGGGACAAAATAGTTTACGAACGCAATTAGGGAATAACGGTAACCTACCTTTATATATAATTGATGGTATGCCGGTAAACTCAGCTCCGGTGAGTTCCATTAATCAGTTTACCAGTACAACCGGAACCGATCCTTTAAATGGCATCGATCTCGCCAACATCAAAAGTATAGAGGTTTTAAAAGATGCTGATGCTACCGCGATTTATGGTTCCCGAGGTGCTAACGGGGTAGTGCTCATAACCACAAAAAATAAAACCTATACGGCTAAAGATGAGCTACAGGTGACTTTTTACAGTGGGTTTTCCCGAGTGGCCCATTTCTTAGACCTTATGGAGACCCCGCAATACCTGGCATTACGACGCAGAGCTTTCCTAAATGACCAGGTAGACCCCACCCCATCGAACGCCGAAGATTTAGTAGTATGGGATCAGGATCGCCAAACCAATTGGCAAAAAGAACTTTTTGGACATAGCGCGCCCATTCTAAATACCAATTTGTCTTATGCTGGTGGGAACGCACAAACGTCATTTCGGGCGGGTGCTTCTTATACCCGTCAGGGAAATGTTTTCCCTGGGGATCATCAATTTGAAAAAAAGACCGCAAATCTTAGTCTCCATCATACGGCCAAAGATGGTAAATTTAGCATGAATGCTTTGGTGAATTATGGCCTCACAGATAGTGATCTCTTTAGCAGTGCTAATTTTGTGGCCACGGCTTTAAACTTACCGCCCAATGCGCCCGCCTTATATAACGAAGATGGTAGCCTTAACTGGGCACAATCATCCTGGAGCAACCCGGTAGCCATATTAAAGAGTACCGGTGAAAACTCCACAAAAACGCTGGTGAGTAATCTTAATTTAGAATATAAAATGCTCCCCGGTCTCAGCCTTAAAAGTAATTTTGGTTATACCACGCTGGATAACGATAATATCAATTTATTGCCCATTCAAATTTCAGACCCCGCTATTTGGCACCGGGTGTCCAATCGGTCACAGCATTCACAAACCAACAGGGAGTCCTGGAGTATAGAACCGCAACTAAATTATACAACCAATATAGGCTCCCATCACCTTGACCTGATTTTAGGAACTACCTTTCAGCAAAATAAGAATCACCAGCTAAATTTATCGGCAACCGGTTATGCCAATCAACATCTTATCGGAAATTTAAATGCTGCTGATGCTGTAAGCGTAATTACCGATCAGGAAGTGATCTATAAATACCAGGCGATATTCGCCCGTATAGGCTATAATCTAAACAAAACTTACTTTATCAACCTTACCGGTCGGCGGGATGGATCTTCACGATTTGGAGCGAATAACCGCTTTGCTAATTTTGGGGCTATAGGTACGGCCTGGATTTTCTCACAATATCCTTTTATCACAGATCATCTACACTTTTTGAATTTTGGGAAACTTCGTGCCAGTTATGGTATTACAGGAAACGATCAAATTGGCGATTATCGCTATTTAAATACCTACGAAGCTACCCCGGGACCGGGCGGCCTGTACCCTACCCGCCTTACCAATCCTGATTTTTCGTGGGAATCGAACAAAAAACTGGAAGCCGCCATAGAACTTGGCTTCTTTGGTAACCTGCTTAACCTGGAGGCTAGCTGGTATCGCAATCGCTCTTCCAACCAGTTAGTGGGCTATACTTTACCGGCTATTACTGGGTTTACCAGCGTAGAAGCCAATTTCCCGGCCACTATTGAAAATTCTGGGATAGAGCTTGTACTATCGGGTGACCTCATCAAATCCAAAACATTTAACTGGCAGGCTTCTGTAAATATTAGTTTTCCTAAAAGCAAACTAATCGAATTTGAGGGAATCGAAGAAACTCCTTATGCTACCCAATATGCGGTAGGATATCCGTTGAACATCATGCGGTTCTACGCTTATGACGGAATAGATCCTGAGACCGGTTTTTTTAGTGTGGTTGATGTGAATGAAGATGGAAGTTATGATGATGAAGATCGTATGGTATTTAAAGATCTTAGCAGAACCTATTATGGTGGTTTTTCAAACCAAATATCGTTTAAAGGGTTTCACTTGAATTTCTTGTTGGAATTTGTAAAACAACAAGGGCTAAGTCATGATAGTGGAACCCCGGGCTTCCAAACCAATATCTTAGCTGACGGACGCTACACTATGGATGGCGCCCCGGTAACAAACTCCGCTCAGCAACCCACGCAGGCCA
- a CDS encoding transcriptional regulator: protein MSKVFESSAIYKIEYELIKNVKNFRLERGWSQRTLSKNMGLSETFVGKCEAIDQPEKYNLRHINILKEVFNFESLDDLYPDGLPKDQLIKLRYKKVPKLKIDGTYSKFYETEVIKTIIMKESTKIKSNKS, encoded by the coding sequence ATGAGTAAAGTTTTTGAAAGTTCCGCTATATATAAAATCGAATATGAATTAATTAAAAATGTAAAGAACTTTCGTTTAGAAAGAGGTTGGTCACAAAGAACTTTAAGTAAAAATATGGGGCTTTCGGAGACATTCGTAGGTAAATGTGAAGCAATAGATCAGCCTGAGAAGTATAATCTACGTCACATTAATATCCTTAAAGAAGTATTCAACTTTGAAAGTTTAGACGATTTGTATCCCGATGGTTTGCCAAAAGATCAGTTAATAAAATTGAGATATAAAAAAGTACCTAAGTTGAAGATAGATGGTACTTATTCTAAATTTTATGAAACAGAAGTTATTAAAACTATTATTATGAAGGAGAGTACAAAAATTAAAAGTAACAAATCTTAA
- the xerA gene encoding site-specific tyrosine recombinase/integron integrase, with translation MDYFRNISLYHLMIGKQKMIGIKFQPDKVIHGLIKSLDNPKWSDHFKMVYLPNTKANRSQIFITFKGVAWINYNRFYNNRPSTTGAAQIDSSWFRNRDIPGGYRRCPENYLLKLELKRYSVSTIKTYVTFFEKFINHYSQRDIDSLDECEIRLFLQSLIQENKSNSYINQAINAIKFNYEVVCGMPNRFYDMERPRREHRLPQVISREEIFAIIENTNNIKHRCIVELLYSSGLRRSELLNLKLQDIDSKRMLIKIKAGKGNKDRFTILSEKCLAHLRQYYRKWKPEIYLFEGQPGKQYSGASVLKVVKNASSKAKLNKNISPHILRHSFATHLLESGVDLRKIQVLLGHGSTKTTEIYTHVATNTFKSIKNPLD, from the coding sequence ATGGATTATTTTAGAAACATCAGCCTCTACCATTTAATGATCGGTAAACAAAAGATGATAGGGATTAAATTTCAACCCGATAAGGTCATCCATGGACTTATTAAAAGTCTGGACAACCCCAAATGGAGCGACCATTTTAAGATGGTCTATCTACCCAATACCAAGGCAAACCGCTCCCAGATATTCATTACCTTTAAAGGGGTCGCATGGATCAACTATAACAGGTTTTATAACAATCGCCCTTCCACAACAGGAGCTGCCCAAATAGATAGTTCCTGGTTTCGTAACCGTGATATACCGGGAGGTTACCGCCGTTGCCCAGAAAATTATCTTTTAAAACTGGAGCTTAAAAGGTACTCTGTTAGTACTATTAAAACATATGTCACTTTCTTTGAAAAGTTTATTAATCACTATTCACAGCGGGATATAGACAGTCTGGATGAATGTGAGATTAGATTGTTCCTGCAAAGTTTGATACAGGAGAATAAGTCCAATTCCTACATCAACCAGGCTATAAATGCCATCAAATTTAATTATGAAGTGGTCTGTGGGATGCCTAACCGGTTTTATGATATGGAGCGCCCCAGACGGGAACACAGACTACCCCAAGTTATTTCTAGAGAGGAAATATTTGCGATCATCGAAAACACTAATAATATCAAACACCGCTGTATTGTAGAACTCCTGTATAGTAGCGGTCTGCGCCGATCAGAACTTTTAAACCTGAAGCTTCAAGATATAGACAGTAAGCGCATGCTTATTAAAATTAAAGCAGGTAAAGGCAACAAAGACAGGTTTACTATTTTATCTGAGAAATGCCTTGCCCATTTACGACAGTATTACAGAAAATGGAAACCGGAAATCTACCTTTTTGAAGGGCAACCGGGAAAACAATATAGCGGAGCGAGTGTACTAAAGGTGGTCAAAAACGCCTCTAGCAAGGCCAAACTGAACAAAAATATAAGTCCGCACATCCTGCGCCACAGCTTTGCTACCCACCTTTTGGAATCTGGCGTGGATCTTAGAAAGATACAGGTTTTACTAGGGCATGGTTCTACTAAAACCACTGAAATTTACACCCATGTAGCTACGAATACTTTTAAATCAATTAAAAATCCTTTAGATTAG
- a CDS encoding DUF6140 family protein, translating into MALFRITVKQNNYSNGIRLEKGMTVDVSSRYSNPVTTNGGHEVIDAFQRMYGIDIKKNGGLSTVYLDVKKIN; encoded by the coding sequence ATGGCACTTTTCAGAATTACAGTAAAACAAAACAATTATTCAAATGGAATTAGACTTGAAAAAGGTATGACAGTTGACGTTTCTTCAAGATATTCTAATCCAGTAACAACAAATGGAGGACACGAAGTTATTGACGCGTTTCAAAGAATGTATGGAATTGACATAAAGAAGAACGGTGGACTTTCAACAGTTTATCTTGACGTGAAAAAAATTAACTAA
- a CDS encoding PD-(D/E)XK nuclease family protein, which yields MKSRPNLFDYATSELSQDAFLTWLIQWADKDYREIDSSLNACAISFVQELLGKDKSYSIETIEAGRQWNNIDVWALVNNKYFLVIEDKKGTKEHSDQLNRYSELSKKHYEKSDIEIKLVYFKMEEQGKYCDIKEAGFSPFQRSKMLSILTDYFNSTEQAKQNDIVVDYYKNLDNLDKKIKSYLTRPLNEWYWHSWQGFYSELQKHIGGNWEYVANAAGGFLGFWWNWNYSKVDGKEFEYYLQLEQDKFVFKLYAYNENERREVRDLYRRHLYKKAKELNISISQFGRLGAYMGVAKLNSEYRLTNENGLLDFQATVENLKGLMKLINETKKEITAHNTVYS from the coding sequence ATGAAATCACGACCAAATCTTTTTGATTATGCAACTTCTGAGCTTTCTCAAGATGCTTTTTTGACTTGGTTAATTCAATGGGCAGATAAAGACTATCGAGAAATTGATAGTTCTTTAAATGCTTGTGCAATTTCCTTTGTTCAAGAACTTTTAGGCAAAGACAAATCCTATTCAATTGAAACCATAGAAGCAGGAAGACAATGGAACAACATTGACGTTTGGGCTTTAGTGAATAACAAATATTTTCTTGTAATAGAAGATAAAAAAGGGACTAAAGAGCATTCAGACCAACTCAACAGATATTCTGAACTCTCTAAAAAGCATTACGAAAAATCAGACATTGAGATAAAGCTCGTTTACTTCAAAATGGAAGAACAAGGAAAATACTGCGATATTAAAGAAGCAGGTTTTTCACCTTTCCAAAGAAGTAAAATGCTTTCTATTCTTACAGACTATTTCAACTCGACTGAACAAGCAAAACAAAACGACATAGTTGTGGACTATTACAAGAACCTTGACAACTTGGACAAGAAAATCAAAAGCTACCTGACTAGACCTTTGAATGAATGGTATTGGCATTCTTGGCAAGGTTTCTACTCTGAACTTCAAAAACACATTGGCGGAAATTGGGAATATGTTGCAAATGCAGCAGGTGGTTTTCTCGGCTTTTGGTGGAATTGGAATTACTCGAAAGTTGACGGAAAAGAATTTGAATATTATCTACAATTAGAACAAGACAAATTTGTGTTCAAACTCTATGCGTACAATGAAAATGAGCGTAGAGAAGTCAGAGATTTGTATCGCAGACATTTGTATAAAAAGGCAAAAGAGTTGAATATTAGTATTTCTCAATTTGGTCGTTTAGGAGCATATATGGGAGTTGCTAAATTGAACTCTGAGTACCGACTTACAAACGAAAACGGACTTTTGGATTTTCAAGCCACAGTTGAGAATTTAAAAGGACTAATGAAACTTATAAACGAAACCAAAAAAGAAATAACTGCACACAACACCGTGTATAGTTAA
- a CDS encoding AraC family transcriptional regulator encodes MGTFEGTEGADVDWPHRHDFYSLVWFTKSSGINVIDFEEYKIIPNRIFLMQPKQVHNWSYSNESKGYTLVFDKHFINQFPLEIMNIPFFDLKPNNIQLLKPIFENLIEESKLNDNLGEKSIVSGVNYLLLHLTRMANDLKKNIKPKPTTTLEFSKLVGTTISQNLTVKDYADQLHLTVEKLNELCKENYGQNPKNIILEKKITEAKRLLYFTDLSIKEIAFQLGFEDSSYFSRIFKLKTNLSPSDFKSTR; translated from the coding sequence ATTGGAACATTTGAGGGAACAGAGGGAGCTGACGTAGATTGGCCTCACAGACACGATTTTTATTCACTTGTTTGGTTTACCAAAAGTTCAGGAATAAACGTAATCGACTTTGAGGAATACAAAATCATTCCCAACAGAATTTTTCTAATGCAACCCAAACAGGTTCATAATTGGTCATATTCAAATGAATCAAAAGGCTACACTTTGGTTTTCGATAAACATTTTATAAACCAATTTCCGTTAGAAATAATGAATATTCCGTTTTTTGACCTAAAACCAAATAACATCCAACTTCTAAAACCAATATTTGAAAATTTAATTGAAGAATCGAAACTAAACGACAACTTGGGAGAAAAATCGATTGTTTCGGGAGTTAATTATTTGTTGCTTCACTTAACTAGAATGGCAAACGATTTAAAGAAAAATATAAAACCCAAGCCAACAACGACATTAGAATTCTCGAAATTGGTGGGCACCACCATTTCTCAAAACCTTACGGTAAAAGATTATGCTGACCAACTTCATCTAACAGTCGAAAAACTCAATGAACTCTGCAAAGAAAATTATGGACAAAACCCAAAAAATATTATTTTAGAGAAAAAGATAACCGAAGCAAAACGACTTCTGTATTTCACAGATTTGTCAATCAAGGAAATTGCTTTCCAATTAGGTTTTGAAGATAGTTCTTACTTCTCGCGAATTTTTAAACTAAAGACCAACCTTTCACCTTCGGACTTCAAAAGTACCCGATAA
- a CDS encoding nuclear transport factor 2 family protein produces METNNIKIVKDYFDKFLSGKKEEAFKLLDDKITWTVKGSDNVPTVGLRKGKKEVEDFFQKFQNTFEPQEFNINHYFSDGDLVFAIGNFTHYIKENQRLVSSDWLIEFGLIDGKITSYKILEDSYALYLAFKK; encoded by the coding sequence ATGGAAACAAACAACATTAAAATCGTAAAAGATTATTTCGATAAATTTCTCTCAGGCAAAAAAGAAGAGGCTTTTAAGCTATTAGACGATAAAATTACTTGGACTGTCAAAGGCTCAGATAATGTGCCTACCGTAGGCTTACGAAAAGGGAAAAAAGAGGTAGAGGATTTTTTTCAAAAATTTCAAAACACCTTTGAACCTCAAGAGTTTAATATCAACCATTACTTTAGCGATGGAGATTTGGTTTTTGCAATCGGTAATTTCACCCATTACATTAAAGAAAACCAAAGGTTAGTCAGTAGCGATTGGCTTATAGAATTTGGTCTTATAGATGGAAAAATAACATCGTATAAAATTTTGGAAGATTCCTATGCACTGTATTTAGCATTTAAAAAGTAA
- a CDS encoding alpha/beta fold hydrolase produces MSYFKTELCNYFFQEKGAGKTLIFAHGLFVDQTIFSHQFEHLSKSYHCISFDMPGHGKSSFGENGWTLDEIANDFYEFITVNNIKKPILIGQSQGGMVFMRLATKFPDLVGGLVLIGTSAKAEYKDRLPFWKEVIQILNSKDETNISSLLKQIQKNVVSEYFLKNFPSQAIQELRMMQSHHPVGLKLATEAATLNRTDISAEIHRIKCKTLIVCGKDDHATPLDLSEMMKTEIKQAQFEIIDNASHHIPIETPETLTDSISKFVINI; encoded by the coding sequence ATGTCTTATTTTAAAACGGAACTATGTAATTATTTTTTTCAAGAAAAAGGTGCTGGAAAAACATTGATTTTTGCTCACGGATTGTTTGTTGACCAGACCATTTTTTCACATCAGTTTGAACATTTAAGTAAAAGTTACCATTGTATTTCTTTCGATATGCCTGGTCACGGCAAATCCTCTTTTGGAGAGAATGGATGGACATTAGACGAAATTGCAAACGATTTTTATGAATTCATCACAGTCAATAATATTAAAAAACCAATATTAATTGGGCAATCTCAAGGAGGAATGGTCTTTATGCGATTAGCTACAAAATTTCCAGACTTAGTAGGTGGATTGGTATTAATAGGTACTTCGGCAAAAGCAGAATACAAAGATAGATTGCCTTTTTGGAAAGAAGTAATTCAAATTTTGAATTCTAAAGATGAAACAAACATTAGTAGCCTACTAAAACAAATCCAAAAAAACGTGGTGTCGGAATATTTTTTGAAAAACTTTCCTTCTCAAGCCATTCAGGAATTAAGAATGATGCAGAGCCATCATCCAGTTGGTCTGAAATTAGCCACAGAAGCTGCTACTTTAAACCGAACGGACATTTCTGCAGAAATTCATAGAATAAAATGCAAAACTTTAATTGTCTGTGGAAAAGATGACCACGCCACGCCTTTAGACCTTTCTGAAATGATGAAAACAGAAATTAAGCAGGCTCAATTTGAAATAATTGACAATGCATCTCATCATATTCCGATAGAAACACCAGAAACGTTAACGGATTCAATTTCAAAATTCGTCATAAATATTTGA
- a CDS encoding carboxymuconolactone decarboxylase family protein, with protein sequence MKQLTILVILFLAIKGSGQTEKQVKMDTTKTERFNKGWDKLKEIDGQAGVNVIESLKDVSPDLAKYTIEYPFGDVYSRDILDNRTKEIAVVAALAAMGNVEPQLKVHINAALNVGVTSEEISEIMILMSVYAGFPSALNGTLALKDVLKERASQD encoded by the coding sequence ATGAAACAATTAACAATTTTAGTAATCCTATTCCTTGCAATCAAAGGGTCTGGACAAACAGAAAAACAAGTAAAAATGGACACTACAAAAACAGAACGTTTCAACAAAGGTTGGGATAAATTAAAAGAAATTGACGGACAAGCAGGAGTGAACGTTATTGAAAGCCTAAAAGATGTATCGCCTGATTTAGCAAAATACACCATCGAATACCCTTTTGGAGATGTTTACAGTAGAGATATTTTAGACAATCGAACAAAAGAAATTGCAGTCGTTGCGGCTTTAGCAGCAATGGGAAACGTAGAACCACAATTGAAAGTACATATTAACGCTGCCCTAAACGTTGGAGTAACTTCCGAGGAGATTTCTGAAATTATGATATTAATGTCGGTCTATGCTGGTTTTCCTTCAGCATTGAATGGGACTTTGGCGCTGAAAGATGTGCTAAAAGAACGAGCATCGCAGGATTAA
- a CDS encoding RagB/SusD family nutrient uptake outer membrane protein codes for MYLFTPDFLPTQWMVDLYEDDDIRKDVYFLNDTIVMSSITYTDLFMVNKYPGNPDLWTGANTNYQQAPKVFRIAEMYLISAEAALSISESQALAPLNELRQARGLSAVDASGSALVDAVREERTRELAFEGFRLDDLRRWDLGFTRRDPQNTDPLQPGANYYTKSVEASNPKFIWGVPTNDILINPGLAGEQNPGW; via the coding sequence ATGTATCTTTTTACTCCAGATTTTTTACCCACTCAGTGGATGGTTGATTTATATGAAGATGACGATATTCGTAAAGATGTTTATTTTCTGAATGATACTATAGTGATGAGTAGTATTACTTATACAGATTTATTTATGGTAAATAAATATCCAGGTAATCCAGATTTATGGACAGGTGCAAATACTAACTACCAGCAAGCTCCAAAAGTTTTTAGGATTGCTGAAATGTATTTAATATCTGCGGAAGCTGCATTGAGCATTTCAGAGTCTCAGGCTTTAGCTCCTTTGAATGAACTACGTCAAGCTAGAGGTTTAAGTGCTGTAGATGCGTCAGGAAGCGCTTTAGTTGATGCGGTAAGAGAAGAACGTACTCGTGAACTGGCGTTTGAAGGTTTTAGGTTAGATGATTTACGTAGATGGGATTTAGGTTTTACTAGAAGAGATCCACAGAATACAGATCCTCTTCAACCTGGAGCGAACTATTATACTAAATCAGTTGAAGCTAGTAATCCTAAGTTTATATGGGGTGTTCCTACTAATGATATACTTATTAATCCTGGTTTAGCCGGCGAGCAAAATCCTGGATGGTAA